TCTTGCTTCTCGGGTAGGGATGAATAGTTCATTTGCCTGACGATCTCAGCAAAAAGTTCATCCACCATTGATTTACTTTTTGCCGATGTTTCCATGAAAGGGCAGCCCCATTCTTGAGCCAGAGCTCTGCCTTCTGAAGACATAACCTCTCTTTCTGGTTCCAGATCCACTTTATTTCCCACTAGGATCAGTGGGACTTTTTCATATCTCTTCACTCTGACAATCTGGTCTCTCATGGGCTTGATATCCTATTCAAACaatcacaaagagaaaataaaattatgctgtCTGTATGACCATAACAGAAGTATTACAATATCACAAGAAGTCATCCCTTGGGGATTATAGAAAGCTGACtccaaaataaaaccatatacccaaatggagaaaataaacatttttctccgCTGAAGTAGGAGCTTGATAATTTCCACAGATCCCACCTGCTGGGTTTCTgtcaagaatataaaatgtagGCTGCACACACCAACCTTAGGACTCATACTTCTTTCCCCTAGTCTGTCCTGATTTTAAAAGTTCCCAAATATGAATTCATTTGTACATAAGGATGTTTAGCTATTGCCTTAAACCTGCCAGCTTGTCAGCACTCCTGAAAACACCTGTTATCCTGCCACAGGCTTGTGGCATCTAGGCATTCCTAGCCATTTAGCAAGAGTGCCTGAGAGAAAGTGTTTCAGGTGGCAACAAAAACATCGGGTCATGCTTAGAAGGCCAGTTCAAAACAGATTTATAcacttaaacatttcattttaaatgtaatggTAGGCCTTCATCCCAGTAAAATCAAACACCTTAAAATACACTAGAAACCAATCTAACGGTGAGCAGCTCCTGGGAGGGACAAATGCACCTAGGAGGAGTCTGGGCAGGGAGAAAGTCATACTTCTTTTTGCCTAGTTAGTTTCTAACTTAACTAACTGCCTGTTAGTTTCTAACAGGTTTTACAACTTGAATTTTCTCCCcaagtgtattattttttctaattacaatTGATAATAAAAAGAGCCTTGCTGATTCTCAGGTAGCATCAACTTtagtggcggggggtggggtgggaagtaTTGATTTAAGGCAGTTTTATAGATTTAATACTAATgtcacaatatttttaattttccatgacTTAAAAGGTTTGACTAAAATATCAAACGTGTTTAATTTGAATAGTTAACAGTAAATGGAATATTCACttgtgggaaggaggaaaagcagaggaCTGTGAATATGTATGAAAACACTATTTGATGTTCGCAACGATTTTGTTTGCTCATGTTATCAATTTGGTCTTCTAGGTTAAGCTTTTTTCCCCGTGTCCTTACTGAAACACAAGTTCAAATGAGAAACCAAATTTATGATAGGCTTGAAAGAGTTTGTCTCTGTTGAAATAATGGCAGTTTTTCACTTCATATTTATGCCTAAAACAACAGCATACATAATGGAAATCATATGAAAAATCCTTCAAAAGACTTGTAGCCTCAAGAGAGTCAGCTAATAGAATAACAAATCTCTTGAGGATCCTTTAGAAAGAAAATGCCTGTCAAATAGCACCTTTGATACTTTGGTACTTTCTGGGGGGGAAATGCTGTTATGATACTACTATTGCTTTGGAATTCAAGCCCACACAAAGTGTATAGTTTGTTTTGGTCACTAtactcattatttctttaaaagaaaaaaaaatcatgaagtagCTATATGTGGTTACTGGAAAACTTCAGTAGAGTACTGTAATTTAAATACAAAGTGGAATTAGCACATTGTATTTGGTAAAGCACTTAACGTCTTTTAAGCAACATTAAGCTCATACCTTTAAATGCAGAAAAACTATCCATTTCCTAAATCAATGGAGGTCAATACAATGGGTCAATATGAGGTCATTTGTTTTCAAGGAATAAATAGCAACATTTACTGCATctcttaaaataatgttaaacCTTCGGTCTGCCTCCCAGTGAAGGACAGGACAGGTTTTTCAGAAGAAATTGGACCACCTCCAGCTTGGCCACCCAGCCAGGGTTAGAAATTTGCACTTGTCTGGTGTTCTCTGATCcacatattttgtttaaatatagtTAGTGTTATCAGAAACAACTTGGATCAACTGCAGAAGAGGAGAGTCACAGTAGCTTTCTGTAGGCTATTAATTCTAGGTAATAATCTTTTCAGTTAGTAACTTTCCTTCACACACCCCAAGGTGAGTAAAATGCCTAGAAGGCAGGCCTTGAGTTCTTCATCTTGTAACGCTAAGATTTATGCATCTGGAtgagagaacagaggaagaagtgggGAAAGCAGACCCAGAGGAGTTACAGATACCGGGCTCCAAATAATTTTGTCTCCAAAGTTTTCTATTTACCTGAGGTTATCTGTTAAATGTTGTTCTGGTTAAGTACCTTGATCAATACTTGTTGAATCGAACAAGCAACTTCAGAAGGTTCTATTCCAGGCTAAACATACacaggctgccctatttctttctcactttgacgcaaaaataactttgaaatatttgttgacGGTTGTTACTGCAGACTCTCTATAGAAAAAACCCGATACTTTTCCCTGCCAGAAGTAACCTCAAAAAATGCGCCATGTCTAACTTTCAGAAGCAAAACATAGTCATTAACACACAGTTCAAGCTCACCAGAAGTAAATGTGGGATCACCACACCCCCTTCTAACAAATTACAAGACTCGGTTTGGTTACCTGGAAAGACTGTTGATTAACCAGGCTATAAACCAGGATGAAACCTTGGCCGTTTTTGATGTAGAGATCTCTCATGGAGGCAAACTGCTCAGTTCCTGCGGTGTCCAGAATTTCCAGCACGGAGGGGGAAGAGTCCACTTCGATCTCTTTGCGGTAGAAATCTTCAATGGTGGGGTCATATTTCTCAATGAAAGTCCCGGTGACAAACTGCACAGTAAGGGCAGATTTGCCAACCCCTCCGCTCCCTAACACCACTACCTTGTATTCCCTCATGAGTCTCACCTTCAGCAACTTCTaccagagggagggaaaagaacaCCCCGCTAGCCACGGCGGCTCGGGGAGGCGGAAGGTGGGCGGAAATCTGCGAACTGGGGAGGAGAGTGCGGAGCGGCCGAGGGCCCAAcgggggaagaagaggaagttaaaggagggggaggggaaagagccAAGTGtcgggtgggtggggatgggatgGTGATGCCCTTCCTATAGGAACCGAAGCCCAGGCAGGGGGCGTGGGGAGGAGGGCAAGCACCGAGAGGCGGGGTGGGGAGACGCGCCGCGCCCCTGAGGGAAGCGGTGGGGGCCGCGCAACGGGGGCCCCCGCGGCCAGGGTTGGCCCgacacccctccccccgcccttcACACAAAGGGGCCCAGGGACCCCGCTTCCTGCTCGCGCCGCCGAGCCGGCCCAGGCCTGTGGGCTCGGCTCCAGTCACTGCCGCCCGGGCGGGTCTCTGGGCCGCGGCTCCCGCGGGCGTCGTCCGgcctgtggggaggggggtgagggggcgCGTTACCGCCGGGCCCCCGACCGCCGCCCGCCATCCTCGCTCCGcaaccccctcctccccgccaGCTCCTgcccggacccggacccggacccggcTGCCTCCGCCAGCGCCGCCGCTTACCCCGCCGTCCGCACCCGCCCGGCCGTCCGGGAGGCTCCGTCACGCCAAGGCCATGGCCAGCGGCCGGCTCCTCGGTCTCACCGCCGCCCCAGCGCCGCTGCTCGCGGAGGGGAAAGGGGCGGGGGCcgtccggcggcggcggcggccactCTGGGCGAAgccacctcttttttttcctcacccccccaccccccccccccagcacacaCCCGGAAGGGTTTCCCTGACACACTGGCTGAGGTGCCCCAGTTCCCCGAGACTGGCCGGGATCACTTCCGGTGGGGAAAGTCCCACCTCTCCGGGGCGAGCCGGGTGGCTCTGGGGCCGCGCCCTGCCGAGTGAGGCGGCAGGGGACGGTCTCGGTTCGGGGCCGCGGCCTTGGCAAAGGGCCTCTCAGAGAACCTCCGGCGGCCTTCCCTTTCCCGCCCGCAACCCCGGCTGCTGACAGTCGCATCCCAAAGGCACCAAACCCCTTGGCGTCTCCGGGGCTCGCAGCCGGAGGACTCGCGCCGCCGGCTGGCGAGTGCTGGACGGCGGGTTACCATCCGGCCCCCAGGAGAGCGCCCAACATCCCGGCTCGAGAAGGCGCAAGGAAAATAAAGCAGCCAAAAAAGTTCTTTCTCCTTGCTCGTGTTTCGAACACTTGATGTTTCTCTAGAAACGCATGCGAACTACAGTACTTTTATCATCTTGGCAAATCGGCTTGACTCCACCAGCAAATGCCAAAGTCACTCCTTCCCTTCTTATCACAAGGCTCAAAAACAACAGGAATAGAAACACTTTATCTGACCCTAACTCAGCTTTGCCATATTTGATTCTAACCACTACACGGCGGGAAAGGTAAGCAATACTCAGGGGAGAGTTGATTGGAAATTGTTTAGGCCTACGAGACCAATTGCTTTTAATCTTTCATTATCTGCCCGCACAGCACTGCCCGCAGCTGGCTCTTCCCCGATAAAGTTTGTTTCAATGGTCATCCTTCATAGTCCTTGAAATGCAAAAGGAAAGGACTGGTGTTAAACACTAAGtttctatttttagataaattCATTACTTCTTACATATCTTTCCCGCTGCTAACTTTCTATTTGTAAACTTTGTGTCAGATCCATAGAGCCCCAAGGCTCGATTATATTTTAGGCATGTCACTCCCTTTTTGATTCAAGCATGCACCCAGGAACCTGAGAGACTGCTCGTCTTAAATTGATTCCAAATTCCCTTACTTGCAAACCCTCACAGCCAGGCTGGATGAAAAGAGATTTATTACCAAACCCAAACTGGTAGATATTAGAAAACAGACAAATCCCGGTAGTTTGAAGTCCCACTGTGTCTTTCCCTGAGCACTCCCCAATGTCACTTACAGTGTCCAGAGGACTGTTTACTTCAATTTCTCCTCCGCTCGGGGCTGCTGCAATCTGTCCAGCGGAGTCCCCAGCTCTGGCTCCAGCTGGCCTGAGTCCCGCCTGATATCTGAGGCACTGCCCTCTGCTGGAAGAGGTTGGTCTATGAGTTTTGAGTCTCCCCATAGGTCACTGCTCCTTCCACACGTGCTGTTTCCTGATTTGGAGCGCTGCTGCCCATCTCCCTGTCTAGCTGTCTCCAGACTGTCTGGTGAGATCTACACCCTGCACCAACCCTGCTTGAACCTGAGTCTGGAAATCCTCTTCTGATCCAGCAATCACTGTTGAGAAATAGTACCCAACCTCTGCCTTATTACTAAACTGTCACAACAGGGAGCTCCTCTTTTTGAGGTTGTCCCAACTGTTGGCAAGTCTCATATCTCTGATTGTGTTGGCCAAACTGTTTTGGACACAGTTCTTTGTTTCTCCACACAGTGAAACGTGCTCCTCCCCTCAGTACACAGTCCTACAGGGTCACTCTTATCAGCTACACAGTTGACATATGTCACACTCAATCTGAAGCTCCCTCTAAACTTTCTTGGGAACAGGCTTCATTCCAGCAGCAGTTAGGAAAGCAAACAATTGGAAGTAGCTTAAAATGCCCTTCAGTAGACAATTCtaaaataattgtgtgtgtgtgtacatttgcAAAATGAATACTATGCagctatttatttaaaagaagaaagatctgtAAGTGCTGATATGAAAAGATGGTCAGGACATGTGATGAAGTTGAAAGAAAGCAAGATACTGAACAAATACATAGTTGCTTCCATCAAGGTAAAATATGTGGGAAAGTGTGCAATATATAGTTGCGTGTCCATTAACACCTGAAACAAGTCATGAAGTATCCACGAGAGGTATTATCAAAGGATTTTCATTTcacaactttttcatttttcaacaaTGATCAGGTGATATTGGGGGGAAGAGGGAATAAATACcatttcatgatatttttaaaggagaaagaagaaatttgttGATCATCACTTCCTCAAAAAACAATATCCTGACTGGGGATCAGCGGACAAGTCTGCCCAATTTAAACTCCCTTCTGCTGCCTGTTCTATCCTCCCCAAACATCTCTATACTTAGAAAAgtattttcacatacattatctcattaaacTCCAGTTGTTCGCAAGTTTACTTTTATTAGCCAATGAGAGTTAAAAACCCAATTACAAGAGCACAGCCAGGCAGTTCAGTGCCAAGGTCTCTGAACCAAGGAAGGCATTTATGCGGCCGCTTGCCTACCTCCTTAGCTGTGGCACCACAAGCAAGTGATTTCACCAGTCCAAGGCTCTagcttctcatctgtaaaatgaagctaACCATTTCATGTGAAAATACAATAAAGTAGTATATGTAAGATGCTTAGTTCAGTTCCTTGCTCATGACCAATCCTCAATAAATGCTgtctctttggtttttatttaaaagacttggtaaagtgttatataaaaaattatcagtggacatagaaaaacaaaactttaaaagacCAAATATCTCTCAATGGCACAAAAATAATAACCAAGTTACTCTTTCCAAAGATATTTATTGTTAAAACCTTCTTGTGTTTCAGGGGTGCTGAATGTGCTAGCATTTTTATCAACCCATcttctatatgtatttttattttttttaagattttatttattcattcatttgagacacacagagagagagagagacagagacacaggcagagggagaaagaagcaggcttcacgcaggaagcccgacatgggactcgatcccaggtctccaggatcacgacctggactgaaggcggcactaaaccgctgagccacccaggccgccctatatgtatttttaaaatttattttatttattttttatttttaaaaacattttatttattcatgaaagacagacagagacacacacacacacacacgcacacacacacacagaggcagagacacagacagagggagaagcaggctctatgcagggagcccgatgtgggactctatgtgggactggatccccggacttcaggatcacgccctggggcaaaggcaggcgctaaaccactgagccacccagggatcccgtaaaagttattttaaaagatatcttaCTATACACATCATTCTGcaccttgcttttttcttttttcacttactaTATCTTGGTGATGGAAATCATTGAAACAAAAGGGTACTTGCATTTAAAATCTCTGGTCAATATTGTGAAATTGTCCTTCAGAAACATCATACCAATTCACATTCCTACCGACACTGCATGTGGTTTTTTTGTAACCTCACCCTAGGTATTACTAGTTTTAGTCTTTTAGAGATACTGTTTCTCACTTTAGGGTATTTTCAGGACTAACAAATGCAGGGTAGTATGATAGACGGAATTTGGGCTTCAGAATCAGATAGTCTTAACATTCTACTTTGCAAGCTAGATCTTCATTCCCTCATTTAGTAAAGTTGGACACAATGGCCGTAACTAGCTCATAAGGCTCCTTGGAAGAATAAATTAGACAACCCATTCAAAGTACTTAGACCTTCCAAACACTAACTGCTTCATAAATGTAAAATGCTCACATAACAACTTTCCACTCCCAAGGCtcaaggatgggggagggtcacTTCTCCAGATAGTATGCCCTTGATATTCAGAACTTCTGTTGTACTTCTGTATCAGCCTCCACTAGAAAGTAACTGCAGCTCAGGCAATCAGTTTTAAGAACACAACTGACTTTCTACCATAGTGAAGAAATCTTAGGGTATAAACTATACGCAGAATATGTAAGTTACAGGTACCTAATCCTGTTTTGTGCAAATGGCTCAGCACAAGTGGTAAGTGTGAAAGTTTGCTTCAGGCACTAGTTGTCCCTTTCCGGTTGCTACCTCCTTCAGTTGCAAGCCCTGGAGCCATAAACTGTTCTGGATCATTTTCCCTCACTTCCACCCTCCCAAGGGAGCCCTCACACCTTCCAGGTCCTAGGAAGAAACCCAAGCCCCATGATATTGGTGTCCCAGGCACTTCCCACTCCTTGGCTTGAACTTGCCTTTGGATTAACAGAGCCTGAGTTAGTAGTGTCCTAGGTCTTTGCCTACAAAAGTCTTCGGCAGGGCATTTCCTCTTACTTCATTGCTTTAGATGGGCCTCTCAATAAACACTGCTCTGGGTCCTTCCCAGCTCCTTCTAACCTCTGAGATCCCAATTTCCCTTGTCAGATTCTGCCTCCAGCTGAACCAGCTGCTGGTTCTGCATATCAGTCTCCCCAGGTACACAGAACaaattttatgactttattatccttttctcattacaaaaaaagtttttcgcaaaaaacctcttttaaaaaagtgaaataccACTACCCAAAGGAAATTGCCataaaattttacttcctttcactgtgtttttctctgagagtgagaaaaattttttttaactgagaacgTGGTGATATAATTTTGTGTAATGAAACTTCATGCCTGCATAAAGTATTAAAAGTACTCAGGTACCCCTCAGCCTGAGTAGACCTTCTTCCCCATAGCTCTAGCTTTCCTACAACCCCAACTAAGATTTAATCACATTCAACCTTGCCCACCTGGAATCCTTCATCCAACCAATGGGATTTTGTGGGAAGGGCTGCTTACCACAGAAGTCACTTCCCCAGCCTGACGTGGCAAATGCTCTTTTAGGGGCACAAAACTCTTATTTTCCAGATGTGGCAGCTGAGAAAGTTCTCTCTCTAGGAGCTCAGGGGCCTATTAAGTAAGAGTGTAACATACCAATCTGAACCCCTTTATCATTCTCCctatttcatctttcctttcaAATACAGTCGTTAGGAAAGCATTTTGTAATCTATTAAGAACCAAATAAATTTAAGGAATTAGTATAAATAATAACCAtaacatttttcttgtttatatgtGCATGTTTATGGGCTACTTAAATCCATTGTATAAACCTATTCTTAATTTATATGCATTTGAAGGTAACCTGGAAGTGTTGGTAATGTACAGGTGGCTGGGGCCCTAACTAGCCCACCCCTGCCAGAGTTTCTGTTTCTGGAGCAGGGCccataatttgcatttctaagttcccagatgctgctgctgctgctccaagAACCCTACCTTAAGCACCACTGTTCTAAAAAGTGGTAGGATGTTATATTTGGGCCTTCCATGCTCAGTATTAATCCACTCATTCAAGTATTCATTCAGTCAATGCACATTGATTAAATTCCTACTCTGTGCCAAACACTTTGCCAGATAGTGGGAATAGAAAGATGGATAAGACACAGTGCCCATAGGAGTTCATGACCTTTTGAAGAACACATACAATTAAGTCAATATTTACACTACAATGTGACAAGTGTCATGATAGAGATATGGCCACAGTGCTCTGGGAGACCCAGAAAGGGTGTCAAGAAATGTTTTTTTGAGGAGGTGGTTGGGCTGTAGATGAAGAGGTCAGAGGGGTCAGTAGGCGCCAGAGCCAGATGAAGAAAAGCCTTATGCAGTAAGCTGAGGGGTTTGACCTTTCCCCTGAAGGCTGTGGGAAGTCATGGAGGGTGATTTCACAGAGGTCAGGCAATACTACAATGGGCAGAAGTAGGGGATTTGGCACCCAGGCCCAGGTTCAAATATTGGCCACACCTCCTGTATGACCTGGGAAAAGTTACTCAATCTTCTCTCAGCCTCCTTTTGGTCACATGTAAAGGGGGAAATAGCATCTGTCTTATTTAGGTGTtgcaaaaatcaagaaaaagtatCTTAGTTCCTGGCATATGGTAAGTGTTTAATAATGGGTGATTATGGTCAGAATTGAACTTTAGAAAGCTAAAGACATGAAAGACCTGCTTCTCAGATTATTACTGTTCGTTTGAAACTACCAGGCTAGTTCAAATATCAAGGCCATATTTGATGTAGTGGCAAGTGGGATGATTTCATGGTGTACTGATAATGATTTATGGATGACAGACTATATGAGAGGAATCGTGATTTACACACATCATTTTAATTCTTGCAATAACCATAAGAGTTAAGTACTGTTATCATCCCCAATTTTACAGTGAAGGGACTAAGGCTCAGAGCAGTTAGGTAACTTATACAAAGTCGCACAGCTTATCAGGGGTAGAGTTTGAAGTCAGACGCAGGTCAGTCTGACCCCAGAACCTGCGGTATATTCACCATCTTTTTTCACAGCAAgcagttctgtttttctggagtgTAAAGCAGTAATGGGCTGTAAGACAATGTCAAAGATTTTGGGCTTTACCCTCACATTCTCTAATCTTGAGCAAGTCTGGTTGTTCCTACCTATTTCATATCCTCTCTGAGAACATGCCTCCGTGACCCACCAGGGATCATTTGACCTTGGGTCTGCGGTATTTGCTGTTGAAACTGAGGTTGTCACAATCACTTTCCAAAATGCCTT
The window above is part of the Vulpes lagopus strain Blue_001 chromosome X, ASM1834538v1, whole genome shotgun sequence genome. Proteins encoded here:
- the RAP2C gene encoding ras-related protein Rap-2c isoform X4, giving the protein MRDLYIKNGQGFILVYSLVNQQSFQDIKPMRDQIVRVKRYEKVPLILVGNKVDLEPEREVMSSEGRALAQEWGCPFMETSAKSKSMVDELFAEIVRQMNYSSLPEKQDQCCTTCVVQ
- the RAP2C gene encoding ras-related protein Rap-2c isoform X1, which gives rise to MRLSAAGVAGGKGKAAGGSLRGPLPRPRPRTETVPCRLTRQGAAPEPPGSPRRGGTFPTGSDPGQSRGTGAPQPVCQGNPSGCVLGGGGGGVRKKKRWLRPEWPPPPPDGPRPFPLREQRRWGGGETEEPAAGHGLGVTEPPGRPGGCGRRGRTTPAGAAAQRPARAAVTGAEPTGLGRLGGASRKRGPWAPLCEGRGEGCRANPGRGGPRCAAPTASLRGAARLPTPPLGACPPPHAPCLGFGSYRKGITIPSPPTRHLALSPPPPLTSSSSPVGPSAAPHSPPQFADFRPPSASPSRRG
- the RAP2C gene encoding ras-related protein Rap-2c isoform X3, with product MGRLKTHRPTSSSRGQCLRYQAGLRPAGARAGDSAGQIAAAPSGGEIEVNSPLDTDIKPMRDQIVRVKRYEKVPLILVGNKVDLEPEREVMSSEGRALAQEWGCPFMETSAKSKSMVDELFAEIVRQMNYSSLPEKQDQCCTTCVVQ
- the RAP2C gene encoding ras-related protein Rap-2c isoform X2, whose amino-acid sequence is MREYKVVVLGSGGVGKSALTVQFVTGTFIEKYDPTIEDFYRKEIEVDSSPSVLEILDTAGTEQFASMRDLYIKNGQGFILVYSLVNQQSFQDIKPMRDQIVRVKRYEKVPLILVGNKVDLEPEREVMSSEGRALAQEWGCPFMETSAKSKSMVDELFAEIVRQMNYSSLPEKQDQCCTTCVVQ